The stretch of DNA ATTAGCGTTTTATGATGCGCATCCCGAGTTCATCCAGCCTCCTTCACGAAAAAATGAAATGATTAATAACTTTATTAAACCAGGATTAGAAGACTTGGCGGTATCACGTACGTCATTCAACTGGGGGGTTAAAGTCCCATCTAATCCGAAACATGTCGTTTATGTATGGTTAGACGCATTAGTGAACTATATTTCTGCGTTAGGTTATTTAACAGACGATGAGACATTATTCCGTCGATATTGGCCAGCAGATATTCACCTCATGGCAAAAGAAATTGTACGTTTCCATTCTATTATATGGCCGATTATTTTAATGGCATTGGATTTACCATTACCTAAAAAAGTATTTGCGCACGGTTGGATACTTATGAAAGATGGCAAAATGAGTAAATCTAAAGGGAATGTGGTGGATCCTAACGTTTTAATCGATCGTTATGGATTAGACGCAACACGTTATTATTTAATGCGTGAGTTGCCATTTGGTTCAGATGGGGTATTTACACCAGAAGCTTTTGTAGAGCGGACGAATTATGACTTAGCGAACGACCTAGGCAATCTTGTCAATCGAACAATTTCGATGATCAATAAATACTTTGATGGTGAGTTACCAGCATACCAAGGTCCAACACATGAGCTAGATGAAGCGGTAGAACAATTAACATTAGATACGGTTCATGCCTATCATGAAAGTATGGACAAATTACAATTCTCTGTTGCATTATCAACGGTATGGAAATTAATTAGTCGTACAAATAAATATATTGATGAAACCGCACCATGGGTTTTAGCGAAGGACGAAACACAACGTGCAGCGTTAGGAAATGTCATGGCACATTTGGTGGAAAATATTCGTTTCGCAGCAGTGCTCTTGCGTCCATTTTTAACGCATGCGCCTTATCAAATCTTTGAACAATTACACATTCATGATGAACAGCTTCATGGTTTTGACAGTTTAGCACAATACGGTCAATTAACGGAGCCTACGATGGTTACAGCAAAACCACAACCGATTTTCCCACGCCTTGATGTAGAGGCAGAGGTCGGTTATATTAAAGCATCGATGCAGCCGCCTAAGCAAGAATCGTCTGAAGAAGTGGTAGCGAAAGCGCAAATTGATATCAAAGATTTTGATAAAGTAGAAATGAAAGCAGCAACGATTATTGATGCAGAAAAAGTTAAAAAGTCGAATAAATTACTAAAAATTCAAGTGGATTTAGGTCACGAAAAACGTCAAATCATTTCAGGAATTGCACAATTTTATGAACCAGACGATATTATTGGTAAAAAAGTAGCCGTTGTCACGAACTTAAAGCCTGCAAAATTAATGGGGCAAAAATCAGAAGGAATGATTTTATCGGCTGAAAAAGATGATGTGTTGACGTTGATCAGTTTACCTAATGCTGTACCGAATGGCGCAGTCATCAAATAAAGTGGTTTACTTTGAGGACAAAGTGCATTGAAGTTTGAAATGGGGAGTGAGACGGCAAAAGAGAGGTGTCTCACTCTCTTTTATTACAAGATGTGTGAAATATTGAAGTGTAGCATCATATTAAGCGTGGTAAAGGGACTATACAGACATGCGATATATATGAAAACGATGCAGTTCGTTTGATGAGATGGAGGGAGACAAATGTTAATTGATACACACGTACATTTAAACGCAGATCAGTATGACAAAGATTTAGACGAGGTCATTCAACGTGCATTAGATGCCGGGGTTGATCGTATGTTTGTTGTCGGTTTTGATACTAAGACAATAGAACGTGCGATGCAGCTCATTGAAGCGTATGATTTTATCTATGCCATTATTGGTTGGCATCCTGTTGATGCGATTGATTTTACGCAAGAACGATTAGAATGGATAGAGGCATTATCCGCACACCCTAAAGTGATTGGAATAGGGGAGATGGGGTTGGATTACCATTGGGATAAATCCCCTAAAGAGGTACAAAAAGAAGTATTTCGTCAACAAATTGCTTTGGCCAAACGTGTGAAATTGCCTATCATCATTCATAATCGTGAAGCGACTCAAGATTGTATTGATATTTTGATCGAGTCACATGCAGAAGAAGTGGGGGGCATTATGCACAGTTTTAGTGGTTCTCCAGAAATTGCTGACATTGTAACGAAGCAGTTAAACTTTTATATTTCATTAGGTGGACCTGTGACGTTTAAAAATGCGAAACAGCCAAAAGAAGTTGCTAAACATGTGCCACTTGACCGTCTGCTCGTTGAAACGGATGCACCTTATTTAACGCCGCATCCGTATCGGGGAAAACGTAATGAGCCAGCACGTGTGACATTAGTAGCAGAAGAAATTGCAAAGCTGCGGGGAATTTCTTATGAAGAAGTGGCACGACAAACAACAGAAAATGCAGAGCGATTATTTGGTTTGTAAGTGTATAAAAAGAGAACAAACATAAAGAAGGTGCGAAGTTGAAGATCAATGAATTTATTGTAGTAGAAGGCCGAGATGATACTGAACGTGTACAACGTGCGGTGACTTGTGACACCATCGAAACGAATGGTAGTGCGATAGATGAGGATGTGATTGATGTCATACGCCGAGCGCAAGAAACACGTGGGGTGATTGTCTTCACAGATCCTGATTTCCCAGGTGATAAAATTAGAACGATCATTCGCGAAGCTGTTCCAGGTGTCAAACATGCATTTATCGATCGTGAATTGGCTAAAAGCAAACGTGGAAAAATTGGTGTAGAACATGCGAGTTTAGACGCAATCCGTGAAGCTTTAATGCATGTATCTACCCCGTTTTCAGAAGCACAAGAGCGTATTAGTAAGGCGGTGTTGATTGAGTTAGGGCTCATTATAGGTCCTGATGCAAGATATCGTCGTAATTTGCTCGGTAAGCGACTACACATTGGTCATTCAAATGGTAAACAATTAATAAAAAAGCTTAACGCATTCGGATATACAGAAGCGGATGTCCGTCGAGCGTTAGAAGAGGAGTAAAATTATGCATGATAAGGATATTGCGACACCTTCAAGAACACGTGCGCTTTTAAATCAATATGGTTTTAGCTTTAAAAAGAGTTTAGGGCAGAACTTTTTAATTGATGTGAATATTATTCATCGCATTATTGATGCAAGTGGCATTGACGCAACGACAGGTGTCATCGAAATTGGCCCCGGAATGGGCTCATTAACGGAGCAGTTGGCTAAACATGCGCAACACGTATTGGCATTTGAAATTGATCAACGGCTGATTC from Staphylococcus lutrae encodes:
- the rnmV gene encoding ribonuclease M5, which encodes MKINEFIVVEGRDDTERVQRAVTCDTIETNGSAIDEDVIDVIRRAQETRGVIVFTDPDFPGDKIRTIIREAVPGVKHAFIDRELAKSKRGKIGVEHASLDAIREALMHVSTPFSEAQERISKAVLIELGLIIGPDARYRRNLLGKRLHIGHSNGKQLIKKLNAFGYTEADVRRALEEE
- a CDS encoding TatD family hydrolase, which encodes MLIDTHVHLNADQYDKDLDEVIQRALDAGVDRMFVVGFDTKTIERAMQLIEAYDFIYAIIGWHPVDAIDFTQERLEWIEALSAHPKVIGIGEMGLDYHWDKSPKEVQKEVFRQQIALAKRVKLPIIIHNREATQDCIDILIESHAEEVGGIMHSFSGSPEIADIVTKQLNFYISLGGPVTFKNAKQPKEVAKHVPLDRLLVETDAPYLTPHPYRGKRNEPARVTLVAEEIAKLRGISYEEVARQTTENAERLFGL
- the metG gene encoding methionine--tRNA ligase encodes the protein MVKDTFYITTPIYYPSGHLHIGHAYSTVAGDVIARYKRLQGFDVRYLTGTDEHGQKIQEKAQKAGMSELDYLDGMIKDIKALWEKLDISNDDFIRTTERRHTEVVEKIFEKLLAQGDIYLGEYEGWYSVPDETFYTETQLVDPIYEGGKIVGGKSPDSGHEVELVKEESYFFKLSKYTDRLLAFYDAHPEFIQPPSRKNEMINNFIKPGLEDLAVSRTSFNWGVKVPSNPKHVVYVWLDALVNYISALGYLTDDETLFRRYWPADIHLMAKEIVRFHSIIWPIILMALDLPLPKKVFAHGWILMKDGKMSKSKGNVVDPNVLIDRYGLDATRYYLMRELPFGSDGVFTPEAFVERTNYDLANDLGNLVNRTISMINKYFDGELPAYQGPTHELDEAVEQLTLDTVHAYHESMDKLQFSVALSTVWKLISRTNKYIDETAPWVLAKDETQRAALGNVMAHLVENIRFAAVLLRPFLTHAPYQIFEQLHIHDEQLHGFDSLAQYGQLTEPTMVTAKPQPIFPRLDVEAEVGYIKASMQPPKQESSEEVVAKAQIDIKDFDKVEMKAATIIDAEKVKKSNKLLKIQVDLGHEKRQIISGIAQFYEPDDIIGKKVAVVTNLKPAKLMGQKSEGMILSAEKDDVLTLISLPNAVPNGAVIK